The stretch of DNA TCTTCAACCTCGACACCGGCTACCAGTTCCAGCAGACGCTCGACCTGAGGGACCGTATCGTCGAGAAGTACGGCCTCGAGATCGACATGCTCCAGCCGGAGCTGGCGGTCCCCGAGTACGAGGCGCTTCATGGGGGACCGCTCTATAAGACCGACCCCGACCGCTGCTGCCACGACCGCAAGATCAAGGTCCTGGAGCGCGCCGCCGTCGGACGCACCGCCTGGATGAGCGGCATCCGCCGCGACCAGTCGGCCGTCCGCGCCAAGCAGCCGATCGTCGCCTGGGACCGCAAGTTCCATCTGGTGAAGATCAGCCCCCTGGCGAACGCCACCAAGCAAGGCGTCTGGACGCGACTGCTCAAAGAGGGCGTCCCCTACAACCCGCTGCACGACGAGGGCTACCCCAGCATCGGCTGCTGGCCCTGCACCCAAGCCGTCACTCCCGGCGCGAATGGCGCTGACGACGGCGACGAGCGCGCCGGCCGCTGGGCGGGCAAAGCCAAGACCGAGTGCGGGCTGCACACGGATGGAAGCGGAATCTGATGAATGCGGAAAGGGGAAAGTGGAATGCGGAATGACCTACCCCGCATCGCTGTCCTCTATTCATTCCGCATTCCCCTTTCCGCATTCCCCTTTTGCACAATGCTTTCCGCCAAAACCGAATACGCCTGTCTTGCTCTGGTGCGGCTCGCGGCTGAGCACGCTTCGGGACAGCCCGTGCAAGGGCGCAGGCTGGCGGCCGAGGAGGGGATCCCCGAGGGGTTCCTCGTTCAGATCTTGCAAGAGCTGAAGCGGTTGGGGCTGGTCGTGAGCACACGAGGGGCCTGCGGCGGGTACCGGCTGGCGCGCGACCCCGACGAGCTGTCGCTCGGCGAAGTGCTCGACCTTGTTGACGGTCCGCCCTCGGGAGCGGGCTGCGTAGCGAAGCCCTCGCCGCTCGGCGAGGCGGTCGCCGAAGCGTTGATAGAGTCGGCCTCCGCCGAACGCCAGCGCCTGCGTGGCGTGACGCTCGCCGATGTCGCCGCCCAGGCGACAGCGCCGGGTGGGATGTACTACATCTAGCGCGAAGCGGTCTGTAGGAGGCGTCTCCGACGCCGATTACGCGCAGCATGCCGTCATCGCTTGAACCCGCAGAGGGTACGTAACCGGAACGCGTCAGCGCCCGGAGTTGCGCCACGTCTCGGTTGCTAAAACAATCAGCGGCGAGCCGGCGACGTGAGTCGTCTGAGTGAAGCGGGTATCCACTTCAACTCCGGGCGCTGACGCGCCGCGGCTCTTTGTCTTCCGCAGGCGCTGGCCGGTGCGGCGTGGTGCGGGTAATCGGGGTCGGGAGACCCCTCCTACAGAAGCTGCTGTGAGCGCCGTTAACAAAAAAACGGCGGGCTCCGTTGCCGGAGCCCGCCGTCGATCGAACTTTCTCGTCGCTGTTCGCGTGACTCAGACCTCGGTCATCTCGAGCTTCTTCTGAGCGCTCTTCGGCGTCACCTGTTGCAGGTGGGTGACGCGGCGGTCGGCCTTGCTCGACACGCCGTTGACCACGGCGCCGACCATCCGCACGCCGACGCTGCGGAGCAGTTCGACCGATTGGTGGATCTTCGTGACGCACGAACGGTCGCGGAGCACCGAGAGGATCGCCCCGTCGCAATGCTGGCCGAAGAGCAGTGAGTCCGAGAGGCCGAGGACCGGCGCCCCGTCGATGATGATGAAGTCGTAGTCGCTACGGAGCTTGTCGAAGATCGGCTGGACTTGGTCGGTGGCCAGGGCGCGGATCGCGTCGCTGTCACAGTAGCCCGCCGTCATCAGCCACAGGCCCTCGGCCTGGGTCGGACGGACAACGTCCGAGACTTCGGCTTCGGCGCGGAGCACCTCGCACAAGCCGTCTTCGAGCGGCGAGTTGAACAGCGTGTGCAAGGCCGGGCGCCGCAGGTCGCCGTCAATCAACAGGGTGCGGCGTCCGGCGCGGGCCAGGCTCGCGGCGAGCTGGCTGGCGACGGTCGTGCGGCCTTCGGTCGTTTCGGGGCTCGTGACCAGCACCAGCTGACGCTTCTTCGACGTCGACTCGTGCATCAGCGCGGTGCGGACGCTGTCGATCGACTCGCTAAGCTGAGCCAGGATCGGGCTGCCCGCACTCAGGGACCGCTTGCCGGTGAGGCCCGGAAGCGTGCCGATGACGCGGATGCCGAGACCCTCATCGACCTGTTCGGGTCCATTGAGACGGCGGCTGCTGAACTCCATGTAACCGATGCCGAGGCAAGTGAGGCCGAGCACCGTCAAGCCGCCGAGGCCCGAGATGGCGTAACGCATCATCCGGTTGCGGTTCTCAAACGTCTCGGCGGTTGCCGACGCGTCCCCCTTTTGGCCGATCGCCTGGACGCGATTGGGCGCCTGGGTCTCGACCTGTAGGTTTTGGATCTTCGTGGCGATGCTCTCCTCGACGGCTTGCAGCTGATCGATTTCCGCCAAGCGGAGCATTAGGTCGGTGTTGCTCTCGGCCTTGCGGAGGAGCTCCTGCTTAATCTCTTCGCCTCGCTTGTTGAGTTCGGCGAGTTCGGCTTGGCCGAACTGTCGCTTGATCTGGTACTCGGTAAGGGCGGCCTTGATGTAGGGGTTGGGTTCGTTGGACTGCTGACCGGACAGTTGAGCTTGAAGCTGCTGCTTCATCTGTGCGATCTCTTGCTGAGCTTGTTGGTACTGCTGCTCAAGCATGCGGATCTGGGCCGAAGTGCCCCGCTTGACGGTCGAGCGGAGGCTGCGGATCTGCATCTGGTAGTACATCGCCTCTTGCTGCATCTGGGCGACCATCGGGTCGCTCTTGACCATCTCGTCGACGACTTGCTCCATGTACTGCGGGTCGTTGATCTGAGCCTCGAGGATGCGGTAGTTGGTGGTCGCTTCGGTTAGCTCACCCCGGAGCTTCGCTTCACGGTTCTGGATCTCACGGACCTCGGCGAGCAGAAGCTCGGTCTCTGGGTCGAACGAGCCCTTGTAGATCTCGCTGGTGCCGCTGTCCTTGGCGAGCTGCTTGTAGGTCTCTAACTTGTCACGGACCTTTCCGCTGAGGTCTCGTAGGCTCCCCTTGAGGATCTGTAGCGGCAGCGTCCGTTCGCCTTGCTCACGGAAGATCACCTCGTCGTAGTACGCCTTGCTGACCGCCTCGACGACCTTCTTGAGGTCCTCCTTCGGGTGCGGACCCGCCAGGGTGATTTCCATAATCTCACCGCGCGACGGGAAGGCGACCTCTAGATGATTGCGGAGCCACTCAACTTGGTCGTCGGCGTCGTTGAACATCTCAAGCCGCGAGATCTCGGCTTGGTTCGCCGTAAGGGCCGACATCAGCACCAACGGACTCTTGATGTAGGCCAGCTGCGTGTTCTTGAAGATCTCGTAGTCGTCCTTGTAGACGTTCTGGCCTCGCTCCATCAGCGTTAGCGGGCTGCTAGAAACCTTGTACTGGGCGGTCGCCGAGTTCGTCTCGGGGAAGAGCCAGTAGAGGAGACCGGCGACGGTCGAGGCCAATAGGAGGCTCATCGACGTAGCGAGCAGCCAGCGGCGACGCAGGGCGTGGAACAGACCGCTGCGGTCCATGCCTCCCTTGAGGACGTCCTGGCCCTGGGCGCCGACCGGCTGGCCGAAGCCAGGGCCGTGCATGCCGGGCGCGGTGAGGTGCGTGGCGGCCGGGCCGGTCGCCACGAGGGAGGCGCCAGGCTGGGGCGAAGCGACGTTGCCGTTTTCGTTCTGACTCATCGAGCGGAGTTCTCCAGTTCGGGCGGCTCGCTAGCCGGCGATGCCGGTCGGACGAGGTGCGCGAGGGACGAGTGGCGTTAGCGGGCGGAGGAGGCGGTCGGCGAGTCGGTCCGTGGGGCCGAGCTATGCCGGTGGTTGTCCCCCAGTGAAGCAATCCCAGGGCCAATCCCGGTCCCTAGCGGCGACGAAGCTGTAAGTCGTTGATTGATGGACTCTTACAGCTTTCGTCAGGTCTCGGGCTTCGTGCCCGAGTGTTGCAAAGCCGCGTCACTGCGTAGGAGGATGTGGCTTCCGGGCCACACCGCCGTCGGCGAAGCGAGCGGGGAAAGTCAGCGGGCGGAAGTCGGCACGCCGACGCCAAAGGCGCTAGCGGCGCCGTGACCCGAATCGATGCTCTCATCCTCAACGCTCAGCAGTGACAGCAGCTTCAGCTCGATGTACATCAGCCCCATCGCCAATGGCATCATCGCCAAGCCGGCGTAGTCATGGATCACGGTGTGGATTGCCTCGCCCTCGGGGAAGACCCGGAATAGCAACGCAATTGTGACGATCCGGGCGACGTTGACGATTAGCGCGATTGGGATGGCGCTGAGCAACACGATCAGCTTGTCCCACCAAGGCCGCTTGATCAGCAGCGCGCAGGCGACGGCGAAGCCACCGAAGATCGTGACCATCCGCAGGCCGCTGCAAGCCTCGGCGACTGCCAGCGGCAACCCATCGACCGAGATCACGCTGCCTTCGCGGACCACGGGTTGGCTGAGGATCGTGAGGACGACCTCGCTGGCGATCGCGGCTAGCTTCTGCAAGCCCAGCAGCAGCGTGTGCTCGATAACGCTGGGGAGCGGGTACATGAAAATCAGAAAGCCGATCGCCGCGCCGGTCCAACGGAGCAGGGACCAACCGCCGATCATCATAAACCCGCCAAACAGCGCCAGCAGGAACGAGAGCCGATTCACCGGCTCCATGTACAGGTTGGCGCCGAGGAAGATCCGCAGCGCGTAGGCGATCAGCAGCACCGCCAAACCGATCCAGCGTTCGCCCGCAGCGACGCGATCGAAGGGCTGGCCGATCAGCACGTAGGCGAGCCCTGCCATACAGACAATCGCGATGCCGACGCCCTGCATCAGCGGATTGCCCAACGCAAGTCCGCCTGCGGTCGTCGCGGCTCCGACGCCGGCGGCGACCTGCCCGAACAGCGAAGCGGGCATCAGGCCCAGGAAGGTCTCTTCTGCTACCCCTTCGGGCGGGTCTTGCGCCACGGGGTTCGGACGCATCGTCCACATCAGGTAGAGGGCGATCAGTGGCACGATCCAGCCGTGCGAGTACTGGTCCGACTGCCAGAAGGCAGACGTGTTCTCCAGCATGTTCCAGTACGAATAGGTCAGCAGCGCCGTGAGCCCGAGCAGACCCAGATAGGAGTGCTTCTGGTACGAGTCGGACCACGAGAACCGCTCCGCGCTAGGGGCGGCGCCGCCGGCGAAGGGAGAGACGGGGCTGACGAATTCGTGGGCCATAGCTTTCGGTGGGGGCACTCGTTTTGCGCCTCGCGCCCCGCGGTGCTAGCTGGGCGACGGTGCATCTTTGGACGGCGCCGGCAGGAAACAAGTTCCGGCGGCAGGCAGAAAAAATAGCGGGCGGCGCCGGACACGGATTCCGGCATACCCCCTCTCTCCGGTCGAGCCTAGGCGTCGGCTCGAAAGCTGTCAAACAAGGGGCGAACCTCCAACCCGCGCGAGCGGCGCCACCGGCGCCAGCGGATGGCGACCCCTCTAGTTGGGGCGAATTTAACGGCTGGGGCAAAGTTCGGGACCGACCTGTCCGATCATTACGACTGTGCCGCCATTAACGGTTGCGCCGGTCGAGCAGACGCTCCGCCGGCAAGGCGGATGCCAGTACCGCTGCGCCCTTTGAAGAGGCGAAATAAGTGATGATCGGCGATATCTCTTCGACGAACCGCCCCCGGACCGCCGCCAGGCTGCTCCTGCTATTGAGCGGCGTAGTCACGGCCGCCAGCAGCGGTTGCACCGCCTTCATGGAGCCGCGCGAGCCCTATCCAATCTCGCCGCCGGAGGTCGCTCCGACATCGCCCGTTCCCCGTGAACTGGAAATGATGTCGCTGCCGCGCTACACCATCGAGCCGCCGGACATCCTGATGTTGCAGGCGGTCAAGGTCGTGCCGAAACCGCCGTATGTCGTCGAGCCCTTCGACGGCCTGTTGATCCGCGCCGCCGGCGCCCTGCCCGACCAGCCCATCGCCGACGCCTTCTTCGTCGACCCCGAGGGCATGATCGACCTGGGCCCGTCGTACGGCAAGGTGAAGGTCGTCGGCCTCACGATCGACGGCGCCAAGGACGCAATCCGCAAGCAGCTCTCCACCATCCTCGAAGAGCCCGAGGTGAGCGTCTCGCTCGCCGTTTCTTCGGGTTCGCAACAGATTGTCGGCGAGCACCTGGTGGGCCCGGACGGCTACGTGAACCTCGGCACTTACGGCTCGGTTTACGTCACCGGCCTGACGCTCGAGGAAGCAAAGGTCGCCATCGAGAAGCAGTTGTCGCTCAAACTCGAAGACCCCGAGGTGATCGTCGACATGTTCTCGTACAACAGCAAGAAGTACTACATCATCACTCAAGGTGGCGGCTTCGGCGACAACGTCGTTCCGGTCCCCATCACCGGCAACGAGACCATCCTCGACGCGATCGCGACGCTGGGCGGTATTAGCCAGGTCTCTTCGACGAAGATCTGGATCGCCCGCCCCGCCCGCAACGGCCAAAGCTGCGAGCAGATCCTCCCCGTCAACTGGAAGGACATCTCGAGCGGCGCCCTGACCGCGACCAACTACCAGATCCTCCCGGGCGACCGCGTCTTTATCGCCGAGGATTCGCTGATCCGTCTCGACGCGGTGGTGTCGAAGCTGACGAGGCCGTTCGAGCGGGTGTTCGGCTTCGCCTCGCTGGGCGTGGCGACGGTCGATCGAACCGTCAACTTCACGCAGATATCGAACTAATGCGGTTCTCGAGTCGGAAACGGCCGGGGCCACAGCGGGTTGTTTAGCGGAAGGAATCCATTCCACCGCCCCACGACGGGGCGCGCCGACCCTCGTGGTCGGGTGATATGAGGGAGAGACCCATGATGAAAGTTCGAGCTGTCGAGTCTCTGGCGCTAGTGGTCGGCATGGTTGCCGCCGAGGCGATGGGCTCGGGGGTGGGCGTCTCGTACTACCAGCCCAGCACTCCCGTGCCAGCCGGCCCTGTTGCGAGTGGCCCGACGGGCGCGCCGATCGCCGGGTGCAGCACGTGCAAACGGCTTGGCTTCGCCTGTGTGGATCACGCCACTCCGCCGCCGTGTTCGCCCGAGGGCGGTTGCAGCCCGGCGGGCCCTTACGGCTTTGCCCAGCCGCATTGGCGTCGCTGGCCGGGCACCGACGATGGCGGCCCGACGCCCCCCGAGGCGACCACCGAGGGCAGCCTCATTCCGCCCTACGAGCCGCCGTCGCCCGAGGACGAGGACAAGCAGGCCCCCCCCTCGCTGGATGACACCACGTCCGCCGACGTCGAATCCAACACGGAGAGGGACGCCACCGGTTCCGAGATGGGCCGACCCGAGATGAACCGCCCAGAGATGAACCGTCCGGGCATGGACATCACCCTGCCGCCGCTGCCGCGGCCGAGCTTGCCGACGCCCGGCGCGGGCGGGGAAGCCGCTCCGGCCAATGAAGGCGCCCCGCCGTCCCTGCCGTTCGGGTACGCCCCACCGGCGGGCGGAACGGACGCCTTCGGGCCGCCTGCCCCGGCGTTTGAAAAGACGGTCCCGGCGTCGCTGCCCAAGTCCGCAGCGGGCAAGCGGGACCTGCCGCCGCCGCTGCCGGTCGGGTTCACGCAGAACGGCGTCGCCCCGGCGCCCCGGCGTCTGCCGACGACCTTCGGCCGCCCGGCCGCCGAGACGCCGCTGTTCGACGCGGCCATCCAGCCTGCGTCGGCGAACCTGCCGATCACCCGCTGAGCCGTTGAGCTGAGCCGTTGAATCGGCATGACGGAACTAACCGCACGGGCCGGGCGTCGAAAGACGCGCCGGCCCGTTCGCTTGACGGACCGGCAAGCACGGCCTAGCGTTCCCGAAGGCCGAAAGCCGTCGCGACGATGAACCATTAGCCGCGGGGCCTTAGCCCCCCGGTTCCTAGCCTCGCCTACCCTGCTCACTCCCCCGAGCGCACGATGACGCGCGTTATCCCGATTGTGATCGCGATCCTGGCGATCGTCTCCCTGACCGTCGTCGAGGGCGTCATGTCCGAGCGATGGGCCGACAGCCGCCACTGCGGCTACTGCGCGTCGCTGCTCGACAACGTGCCGACGAAGATCGGCCAGTGGGAATCAACCGACAACAAGGTGACCGAGGTCGAGCGCAAGGGCGCCGGCGCGCGCGGTTACGTCTCGCGCACCTACCACAGCAACGCCAAGGGCAAGGACGTCGGCGTGTGGTTCATCGTCGGCCACGCCCGCGACA from Botrimarina mediterranea encodes:
- a CDS encoding phosphoadenylyl-sulfate reductase; this translates as MSAALHLYESPLPAPPAPGEKPSDAFLADLAAESQRLESATPDEILAWAHERYAPGLAMGTAFGPEGCLLLSLLPKHAPTTYVFNLDTGYQFQQTLDLRDRIVEKYGLEIDMLQPELAVPEYEALHGGPLYKTDPDRCCHDRKIKVLERAAVGRTAWMSGIRRDQSAVRAKQPIVAWDRKFHLVKISPLANATKQGVWTRLLKEGVPYNPLHDEGYPSIGCWPCTQAVTPGANGADDGDERAGRWAGKAKTECGLHTDGSGI
- a CDS encoding RrF2 family transcriptional regulator: MLSAKTEYACLALVRLAAEHASGQPVQGRRLAAEEGIPEGFLVQILQELKRLGLVVSTRGACGGYRLARDPDELSLGEVLDLVDGPPSGAGCVAKPSPLGEAVAEALIESASAERQRLRGVTLADVAAQATAPGGMYYI
- a CDS encoding tyrosine-protein kinase domain-containing protein, which encodes MSQNENGNVASPQPGASLVATGPAATHLTAPGMHGPGFGQPVGAQGQDVLKGGMDRSGLFHALRRRWLLATSMSLLLASTVAGLLYWLFPETNSATAQYKVSSSPLTLMERGQNVYKDDYEIFKNTQLAYIKSPLVLMSALTANQAEISRLEMFNDADDQVEWLRNHLEVAFPSRGEIMEITLAGPHPKEDLKKVVEAVSKAYYDEVIFREQGERTLPLQILKGSLRDLSGKVRDKLETYKQLAKDSGTSEIYKGSFDPETELLLAEVREIQNREAKLRGELTEATTNYRILEAQINDPQYMEQVVDEMVKSDPMVAQMQQEAMYYQMQIRSLRSTVKRGTSAQIRMLEQQYQQAQQEIAQMKQQLQAQLSGQQSNEPNPYIKAALTEYQIKRQFGQAELAELNKRGEEIKQELLRKAESNTDLMLRLAEIDQLQAVEESIATKIQNLQVETQAPNRVQAIGQKGDASATAETFENRNRMMRYAISGLGGLTVLGLTCLGIGYMEFSSRRLNGPEQVDEGLGIRVIGTLPGLTGKRSLSAGSPILAQLSESIDSVRTALMHESTSKKRQLVLVTSPETTEGRTTVASQLAASLARAGRRTLLIDGDLRRPALHTLFNSPLEDGLCEVLRAEAEVSDVVRPTQAEGLWLMTAGYCDSDAIRALATDQVQPIFDKLRSDYDFIIIDGAPVLGLSDSLLFGQHCDGAILSVLRDRSCVTKIHQSVELLRSVGVRMVGAVVNGVSSKADRRVTHLQQVTPKSAQKKLEMTEV
- a CDS encoding exosortase/archaeosortase family protein; the encoded protein is MAHEFVSPVSPFAGGAAPSAERFSWSDSYQKHSYLGLLGLTALLTYSYWNMLENTSAFWQSDQYSHGWIVPLIALYLMWTMRPNPVAQDPPEGVAEETFLGLMPASLFGQVAAGVGAATTAGGLALGNPLMQGVGIAIVCMAGLAYVLIGQPFDRVAAGERWIGLAVLLIAYALRIFLGANLYMEPVNRLSFLLALFGGFMMIGGWSLLRWTGAAIGFLIFMYPLPSVIEHTLLLGLQKLAAIASEVVLTILSQPVVREGSVISVDGLPLAVAEACSGLRMVTIFGGFAVACALLIKRPWWDKLIVLLSAIPIALIVNVARIVTIALLFRVFPEGEAIHTVIHDYAGLAMMPLAMGLMYIELKLLSLLSVEDESIDSGHGAASAFGVGVPTSAR
- a CDS encoding polysaccharide biosynthesis/export family protein translates to MMSLPRYTIEPPDILMLQAVKVVPKPPYVVEPFDGLLIRAAGALPDQPIADAFFVDPEGMIDLGPSYGKVKVVGLTIDGAKDAIRKQLSTILEEPEVSVSLAVSSGSQQIVGEHLVGPDGYVNLGTYGSVYVTGLTLEEAKVAIEKQLSLKLEDPEVIVDMFSYNSKKYYIITQGGGFGDNVVPVPITGNETILDAIATLGGISQVSSTKIWIARPARNGQSCEQILPVNWKDISSGALTATNYQILPGDRVFIAEDSLIRLDAVVSKLTRPFERVFGFASLGVATVDRTVNFTQISN